A window of Campylobacter lari subsp. lari contains these coding sequences:
- the pnuC gene encoding nicotinamide riboside transporter PnuC: MLSQFNISLKFYIALFISICIITFLTYTYDGSFLSLFSAINAVLYVFFAGAGKVVCFIFGILYSLSYAYIAYELKLYGDVMLNLFYLPINIYGIYHWKNNQNKEKTRIIIRKLDNIKRIYYGIFLIFASLIYAYILKNMNASFIYLNSFAIMGQLIAFYMQVKRYMESYFIVTLANIASLIIWFLLFEQNQENIAQLLNTFIFLLIGIYYFFVWKKQTS; this comes from the coding sequence ATGCTATCACAATTTAACATTTCTTTGAAATTTTATATCGCACTTTTTATAAGTATATGCATAATTACTTTTTTAACTTATACTTATGATGGTTCTTTTTTAAGTCTTTTTAGTGCTATAAATGCTGTTTTATATGTGTTTTTTGCTGGCGCTGGGAAGGTGGTTTGTTTTATTTTTGGGATATTGTATTCTTTATCTTATGCATACATTGCTTATGAGTTGAAATTATATGGTGATGTGATGTTAAATCTTTTTTATTTGCCTATTAATATTTATGGAATTTATCATTGGAAAAATAATCAAAACAAAGAAAAAACAAGAATTATCATAAGAAAATTAGACAATATTAAAAGAATTTATTATGGAATTTTTTTAATATTTGCAAGTTTAATTTATGCTTATATTTTAAAAAATATGAACGCTAGTTTTATTTACCTAAATTCTTTTGCTATCATGGGACAATTAATCGCATTTTATATGCAAGTTAAAAGATATATGGAAAGTTATTTTATAGTTACTCTAGCTAATATTGCTTCATTGATCATTTGGTTTTTACTTTTTGAGCAAAACCAAGAAAACATAGCACAACTTTTAAATACTTTTATATTTTTACTTATAGGAATTTATTATTTTTTTGTATGGAAAAAACAAACAAGTTAA
- a CDS encoding NAD(P)H-dependent oxidoreductase — protein MKNILLLNGAKELKFSKGKLNHTLQEIAKNTLKSLNYNIKETIIDNAYDIEEEVQKLMWADVWVYQMPAWWMGEPWIVKKYMDEIYIQGKDKFFINDGRSSANPSINYGTGGLLKDKKYMFSLTWNAPIEAFTLKNEFFDGVGVDMVYLHLHKAHEYMGMSALPTFIVNDVCKNPQVDKFIKDYEQHLKIYLDKKWKI, from the coding sequence ATGAAAAATATTTTATTGTTAAATGGCGCTAAGGAATTAAAATTTTCAAAAGGAAAGTTAAATCATACCCTACAAGAAATAGCAAAAAATACTTTAAAATCATTAAACTACAACATAAAAGAAACCATTATAGACAATGCTTATGATATAGAAGAAGAGGTGCAAAAGCTTATGTGGGCTGATGTTTGGGTGTATCAAATGCCTGCTTGGTGGATGGGAGAGCCTTGGATAGTTAAAAAATACATGGATGAAATTTATATACAAGGTAAGGATAAATTTTTTATAAACGATGGAAGAAGCAGTGCTAATCCTAGCATAAATTATGGAACAGGTGGCTTGTTAAAAGATAAAAAATACATGTTTTCTCTTACTTGGAATGCGCCTATTGAAGCTTTTACTTTAAAAAATGAATTTTTTGATGGTGTTGGTGTTGATATGGTATATTTACATTTACATAAAGCTCATGAATATATGGGGATGAGTGCTTTACCGACTTTTATAGTAAATGATGTTTGTAAAAATCCTCAAGTTGATAAATTTATCAAAGATTATGAGCAACATTTAAAAATATATTTGGATAAAAAATGGAAAATTTAA
- the rrpA gene encoding MarR family transcription factor RrpA, whose amino-acid sequence MQQKCDFTECGFNYTLSLISGKYKMSVLYCLFRYEVVRYNELKRYLGNISFKTLTHTLRELENDDLITRKEYPQIPPKVEYKLSKKGQSLIPILQAMCEWGEENQKEEK is encoded by the coding sequence ATGCAACAAAAATGCGATTTTACAGAGTGTGGGTTTAACTATACTTTATCACTTATTTCGGGTAAATATAAAATGAGTGTTTTGTATTGTTTGTTTCGCTATGAGGTGGTAAGATACAATGAGCTTAAAAGATATCTTGGTAATATTTCTTTTAAGACTTTAACGCATACTTTAAGAGAACTTGAAAATGATGATTTAATCACACGCAAAGAATATCCACAAATTCCACCAAAAGTAGAGTATAAACTCTCTAAAAAAGGTCAAAGTTTAATACCTATTTTACAAGCAATGTGCGAGTGGGGCGAGGAAAATCAAAAGGAAGAAAAATGA
- a CDS encoding lipocalin family protein, which produces MIELLDGINLEKYMGTWLEMARKPAFFQKTCKSAKAEYELEYEGSMPIIKVKNICTKENGEISQANGKARVKSPRALAVKFSIFMNIFNKPNYEIVYIDTNYQVSIVGSPDKKYLWILSREILVKEQINSLLEIAKQRGFDTSDVIFDEY; this is translated from the coding sequence ATGATAGAATTGTTAGATGGTATAAATTTAGAAAAATACATGGGTACATGGCTAGAAATGGCTAGAAAACCTGCTTTTTTTCAAAAAACCTGTAAAAGTGCTAAAGCAGAATACGAGCTAGAGTATGAAGGCTCTATGCCTATAATAAAAGTTAAAAATATATGCACCAAAGAAAATGGTGAAATTTCACAAGCAAATGGCAAAGCAAGAGTAAAATCTCCAAGAGCTTTAGCGGTTAAGTTTAGTATTTTTATGAATATTTTTAACAAGCCAAATTATGAGATTGTTTATATTGATACAAATTATCAAGTTTCTATTGTAGGTAGTCCTGATAAAAAATACTTATGGATTTTATCAAGAGAGATTTTAGTAAAAGAGCAAATAAACTCTTTGCTTGAAATAGCCAAGCAAAGAGGTTTTGACACTAGCGATGTGATTTTTGATGAGTATTAA